Proteins encoded by one window of Aspergillus chevalieri M1 DNA, chromosome 6, nearly complete sequence:
- a CDS encoding uncharacterized protein (InterPro:IPR013785;~go_function: GO:0003824 - catalytic activity [Evidence IEA]), translating to MPSSNFPWVKKPLLASAPMSMSAGPALAVAVSRAGGLGFIGPAMDASGTGKNLSTFAKAIREFESLYPPTLQSLDPTSQSRLSSLER from the coding sequence ATGCCATCGAGCAATTTCCCCTGGGTTAAAAAGCCCCTCCTAGCCAGTGCCCCAATGTCCATGTCCGCCGGCCCTGCTTTAGCCGTAGCCGTCTCTCGAGCAGGCGGCCTAGGATTCATCGGCCCAGCAATGGATGCCAGTGGCACAGGGAAGAACCTGAGCACCTTTGCCAAGGCAATCCGGGAATTTGAATCTCTCTACCCTCCTACCCTCCAGTCACTCGATCCCACAAGTCAGAGCAGGCTCTCCTCTCTGGAAAGATGA
- a CDS encoding nitronate monooxygenase (COG:C;~EggNog:ENOG410PN2Y;~InterPro:IPR013785,IPR004136;~go_function: GO:0003824 - catalytic activity [Evidence IEA];~go_function: GO:0018580 - nitronate monooxygenase activity [Evidence IEA];~go_process: GO:0055114 - oxidation-reduction process [Evidence IEA]), producing MVICTPHGQQELDNERRGSAKSSETQVWIQIGTVAEAGGHGRAKDAMGLMTLFPEAADGFAGYGNSLIAAGGIADGRVVAAAFCLGASGVVMGTRFLASTEARISKGYRDAVVQATEAVISTTRTLLYNHLHGTYGWPEPFSPRIVTNRHWENYVAGIPFDELRRLHGEAQAKVMLDGDLRGDWLLMQEQELDWLVRFWMPVRLWKKFGTTRHSA from the coding sequence ATGGTTATATGCACCCCGCACGGCCAGCAGGAGCTGGATAATGAACGCAGGGGATCAGCGAAATCGTCAGAGACGCAAGTTTGGATCCAGATCGGGACTGTGGCAGAGGCAGGTGGTCACGGCCGGGCTAAGGACGCGATGGGACTTATGACTCTATTCCCTGAAGCCGCGGATGGGTTTGCGGGATATGGTAATTCGCTCATTGCTGCTGGTGGGATTGCGGATGGCcgggttgttgctgctgctttcTGTCTGGGTGCTTCTGGGGTTGTCATGGGGACACGGTTTCTGGCGTCGACTGAGGCGCGCATAAGTAAAGGTTATCGGGATGCTGTGGTGCAGGCTACGGAGGCTGTTATTAGTACTACGCGCACGTTACTGTATAATCACCTCCATGGGACGTATGGATGGCCTGAGCCGTTTAGCCCGCGGATAGTGACGAACCGCCACTGGGAGAACTATGTTGCCGGTATTCCGTTTGATGAGTTGAGGAGATTACATGGCGAGGCCCAAGCTAAGGTGATGCTGGATGGGGACCTGAGGGGAGATTGGCTACTTATGCAGGAGCAGGAGTTGGATTGGTTGGTGAGGTTCTGGATGCCGGTGAGGTTGTGGAAAAAGTTCGGGACGACGCGGCACAGCGCGTGA
- a CDS encoding putative acid phosphatase (COG:S;~EggNog:ENOG410PH8E;~InterPro:IPR007312,IPR017850;~PFAM:PF04185;~SECRETED:SignalP(1-19);~go_function: GO:0003824 - catalytic activity [Evidence IEA];~go_function: GO:0016788 - hydrolase activity, acting on ester bonds [Evidence IEA]), with amino-acid sequence MYAKSSLVALLGGLSLAVAQSSHNPSAEEIAKAQATVKPNSPVSNVQGLSFNRFVNIWLENTDYETAAKDPHLSKLAKQGVTLSNFWALTHPSQPNYCASAGGDTWGMDHDNFVELPSNISTIADLFDTKNISWGEYQEDLPYAGYQGFSFSETEASDYVRKHNPLVLFDSVTDDDTRVRQIKNFTSFYDDLKNQRLPQHMFITPNMTNDAHDTNITFAGSWTYRFLAELLEDEYFTKDTLIQLTFDETDTYEIGNKVFTFLLGGAVPENLKGKKDDTFYTHYSIIASLSANWGLPSLGRWDCGANLLSWVAEKTGYTNWEVDTENLYLNETYPGPLSENEYSKYSPRWAVPLTNGTCSGGRSILSTVQKTWAGLKPTYNYTSPIPHDAANGNSVGVKYYRTKNGKQSVHVTGSE; translated from the exons ATGTACGCCAAGAGTTCTCTCGTCGCCCTCCTCGGAGGTCTTTCTCTTGCCGTTGCGCAGAGCTCTCATAACCCGTCTGCCGAGGAAATCGCAAAGGCCCAGGCGACTGTGAAGCCCAACTCTCCGGTTTCGAATGTTCAGGGTTTGTCGTTTAACCGGTTTGTCAACATCTGGTTGGAGAACACG GACTATGAAACTGCCGCGAAAGACCCCCATCTATCCAAGCTCGCCAAGCAAGGTGTCACCCTGAGCAACTTCTGGGCCCTCACCCATCCTTCGCAGCCCAACTACTGCGCCTCCGCCGGTGGTGATACCTGGGGTATGGACCATGACAACTTTGTCGAGCTTCCTTCCAACATCTCGACCATCGCGGACCTGTTCGATACGAAGAACATCTCTTGGGGCGAGTACCAGGAAGACCTGCCCTACGCCGGCTACCAGGGCTTCAGCTTCTCCGAGACCGAGGCGAGTGACTACGTCCGCAAGCATAACCCGCTGGTCCTCTTCGACTCTGTCACCGACGATGACACTCGTGTCCGTCAGATCAAGAACTTTACCAGCTTCTACGATGACTTGAAGAACCAGAGACTCCCTCAGCATATGTTCATTACGCCCAACATGACTAACGATGCCCACGACACCAACATCACCTTTGCCGGTAGCTGGACCTACCGTTTCCTGGCTGAATTGCTTGAGGACGAGTACTTCACCAAGGACACTCTGATTCAGCTCACCTTTGACGAGACAGACACCTACGAGATCGGAAACAAGGTCTTCACGTTCCTTCTTGGTGGTGCTGTCCCCGAGAACCTCAAGGGCAAGAAGGACGATACCTTCTACACCCACTACTCCATTATCGCCTCCTTGTCTGCCAACTGGGGTCTCCCTTCGCTTGGTCGCTGGGACTGCGGTGCCAACCTCCTCAGCTGGGTTGCTGAGAAGACCGGATACACCAACTGGGAGGTGGACACTGAGAACTTGTACCTCAACGAGACCTACCCTGGCCCGTTGTCTGAGAATGAATACTCCAAGTACTCTCCCAGGTGGGCCGTTCCTCTGACAAATGGTACTTGCTCCGGTGGTCGCAGCATTCTCAGCACCGTCCAGAAGACCTGGGCTGGTCTCAAGCCGACTTACAACTACACGAGCCCTATTCCGCACGATGCTGCAAATGGGAACTCTGTCGGTGTGAAGTACTACAGAACTAAG AACGGAAAGCAGTCGGTCCACGTCACTGGGTCCGAGTAA
- a CDS encoding uncharacterized protein (COG:S;~EggNog:ENOG410PMEY;~InterPro:IPR004875,IPR009057,IPR006600,IPR007889;~PFAM:PF03221,PF05225,PF03184;~go_function: GO:0003676 - nucleic acid binding [Evidence IEA];~go_function: GO:0003677 - DNA binding [Evidence IEA]) → MPPKLREKTQNSIQQEGRVILAISSLKKKEISNIREAARLYDVPRTTLQRRLNGTINRAEKQANCLKLTKEEEESLIRWILSLDQRGAAPRPSHVQDMANILLSNRGSSKTQPIGKNWVYNFIKRHDELKTRFSRKYNHQRAKCEDPNLIKEWFNRVQITIMQYGIAYEDIYNFDETGFAMGLIATAKVVTRAETAGRPALLQPGNREWVTAIECVNAMGWALPPCIVFKGKSHIQAWYEDNALPSDWRIELSENGWTTDQIGLSWLQNIFIPTTNGCTKGTYRLLILDGHGSHLTPQFDQMCNQNNIVPICMPAHSSHLLQPLDVGCFAVLKRTYGRLVEEKMRQRINHIDKLDFLSAYPQARKEAFKMISRAASWQLAWFHTIQRGC, encoded by the coding sequence ATGCCACCAAAACTGCGGGAAAAGACACAAAATTCAATCCAGCAGGAAGGGAGGGTTATACTTGCTATTTCATCcttaaagaaaaaagaaatctccAATATTCGTGAAGCTGCACGCCTGTATGATGTACCTCGGACAACACTACAACGCCGATTGAATGGCACCATAAATCGTGCTGAAAAACAGGCCAATTGTCTCAAATTGacaaaagaagaggaagaatcaCTTATCCGATGGATACTCTCTTTGGATCAACgtggagcagctccccgACCGTCTCATGTccaagatatggccaatattcttctttccaatCGTGGTTCATCCAAAACCCAACCTATTGGCAAGAATTGGGTATATAACTTCATCAAACGCCATGATGAACTAAAGACCCGGTTctcaaggaaatacaaccatcagcgtgccaaatgtgagGACCCAAATCTCATCAAGGAGTGGTTCAACCGTGTACAAATCACTATAATGCAGTATGGGATTGCATATGAGGACATTTacaattttgatgaaactggtttTGCTATGGGCCTTATTGCAACTGCCAAAGTAGTGACTAGAGCTGAAACTGCTGGTCGTCCTGCCCTATTGCAGCCTGGgaatcgtgaatgggtcaCTGCAATTGAATGTGTTAATGCTATGGGGTGGGCTCTGCCTCCGTGCATTGTATTCAAGGGCAAGTCTCATATACAGGCTTGGTATGAGGACAATGCTTTACCATCAGATTGGCGGATTGAACTTagtgagaatggatggacaacAGATCAAATTGGTCTCTCCTGGCTTCAAAATATCTTTATTCCAACAACAAATGGCTGTACTAAGGGAACATATCGTCTGCTTATTCTTGATGGTCATGGAAGCCACTTAACGCCACAATTTGATCAGATGTGCAATCAGAATAATATTGTGCCAATTtgcatgcctgcacattcatctcatcttttaCAGCCTCTTGATGTTGGCTGTTTTGCAGTCTTGAAGCGCACTTATGGCCGCTTGGTGGAAGAGAAGATGCGGCAGAGGATCAATCATATAGACAAGCTTGATTTCCTTTCAGCATATCCACAGGCCCGTAAGGAGGCCTTTAAGATGATATCAAGAGCGGCTTCATGGCAACTGGCCTGGTTCCATACGATCCAGAGAGGGTGTTGA
- a CDS encoding putative RNA interference and gene silencing protein (Qde2) (COG:J;~EggNog:ENOG410PISF;~InterPro:IPR012337,IPR032474,IPR036397,IPR032472, IPR014811,IPR036085,IPR003100,IPR003165;~PFAM:PF02171,PF08699,PF16488;~go_function: GO:0003676 - nucleic acid binding [Evidence IEA];~go_function: GO:0005515 - protein binding [Evidence IEA]), translating to MSSRGNQRGRGGGGRGGSRELPYRSGGDNRGRGDFRGRSDGRGRGRGDGGDRGGRGRGRGDFRGGHGGRGSRGGGPPREQGPRIFTNPSGQAAASPEVTKIEDATAKALAVKNQKTPGQPRYPERPGYGTQGQPVKLYANYFELKSLGKELFRYHVDIGGDSVGRKPTGKKARQVVRLLLDEHFLQYQNSITTDYRSTLVSRIELPKKGTYNVRYRDEYEDEYPENPKAYKVTCQFTGKLNPSDLLDYLTSSNASAMLESKAEIIQAMNIVLGHQPKSDRSIISVGANRHYAIYPDLAEKCSLGAGLEVLRGFFVSARAATARILLNVQVKYVACYQEGPLVNVIMEYQRGNSSNIYKLEAFLKKLRIRATHIPKKNKKGQHVPRIKTIAGLATRADGSSLPQPPKVFHHGAGPRDVQFFLDQPGQQPSPQGQAGKTPSKKGKKQPKAGPAQAGKYITVADFFRQTYNMNLDPKMPVMNVGNRQNPSYLPVEVCMVEQGQPAGAKLSGDQTRHMLNFAVRTPALNAGSVVNRGNRVLGLAGQNPTLANFNIQPGLDLVTVPGRVLPAPRVYYKDNRSQQKSVSPMNGGWNMKAIRFSQGTKLASWSWLYFNAPRARQHFNGTDDLSASLEGLAAKLNEMGVATSVPKPGEKIDLSGQNTEKEVNNAISDLIARHQPTLIFAILHSSDSELYKCVKQVCDIRQGVRNICVLADKLKGANDQYYANVGLKFNLKLGGANQSLRPVDLGIISEGKTMLVGIDVTHPSPGSAGNAPSVAGMVASVDQYLGQWPAEIKIQTSRQEMVSNLDSMLKTCLQRWARMNKNNYPENIIVYRDGVSEGQYDIVLDEELPLLKKACEETYLATLTKKPLPRISIIIVGKRHHTRFYPTSDADADRGANSKNGTIVDRGVTEARNWDFFLQAHAAIKGTARPAHYFTVWDEIFAHQKPAPGSPFQSAADILEDLTHRMCYLFGRATKAVSICPPAYYADLVCERARCYLSQLFDPTPAATPSGSLSSGAAGGSVLGDVAIHPNVRDTMFYI from the exons ATGTCCTCTAGAGGTAACCAACGAGGTCGCGGTGGAGGCGGTCGCGGTGGATCAAGGGAGCTTCCTTACCGCTCCGGAGGTGATAACCGTGGTCGAGGTGATTTCAGAGGTCGGAGTGACGGTAGGGGCCGAGGAAGAGGGGATGGTGGAgatcgaggaggaagaggtcgtGGACGAGGCGACTTTCGTGGAGGCCATGGAGGCCGTGGAAGTCGTGGAGGAGGGCCTCCCAGAGAACAGGGTCCCCGGATCTTTAC CAACCCGAGTGGTCAGGCTGCAGCATCACCCGAAGTTACAAAAATCGAGGATGCAACCGCCAAAGCTCTGGCAGTCAAGAACCAAAAGACTCCAGGTCAGCCTCGTTATCCAGAACGACCAGGATATGGAACTCAGGGACAGCCTGTTAAACTCTACGCTAATTACTTCGAATTGAAGTCATTGGGCAAAGAACTTTTCCGCTACCATGTCGACATCGGTGGTGATTCTGTCGGCCGCAAGCCCACCGGGAAGAAAGCTCGTCAAGTCGTTCGACTGCTGCTCGATGAGCACTTTCTTCAATACCAAAACAGCATTACCACAGACTACCGTTCCACGCTTGTGTCGAGGATTGAGCTCCCGAAAAAGGGAACCTATAATGTTCGTTACCGCGACGAGTATGAAGACGAATACCCAGAGAACCCCAAGGCCTACAAGGTCACTTGCCAGTTCACGGGCAAGCTCAATCCTTCCGATCTGTTAGATTACTTGAcatcctccaatgcttcggCCATGCTCGAGTCCAAGGCAGAGATTATTCAGGCTATGAATATCGTCCTGGGTCACCAACCGAAATCCGATCGATCCATCATATCGGTTGGTGCAAACAGACATTACGCGATATACCCAGATTTGGCGGAGAAATGCAGCTTAGGAGCTGGGCTTGAGGTCCTCCGGGGCTTCTTCGTCAGTGCTCGTGCAGCAACAGCCCGTATTTTGCTCAATGTGCAGGTCAAGTATGTGGCCTGCTACCAGGAAGGCCCATTGGTGAACGTTATCATGGAGTACCAACGTGGCAATTCCTCAAACATCTACAAACTTGAGGCTTTCCTCAAGAAATTGAGAATTCGGGCGACCCACATCcccaagaagaacaagaagggACAGCATGTTCCAAGAATAAAGACAATTGCAGGCCTGGCCACTCGTGCTGACGGATCGTCGCTACCTCAGCCTCCTAAGGTGTTTCACCACGGGGCTGGCCCTCGAGATGTTCagttcttccttgaccagcCGGGCCAACAGCCATCGCCTCAGGGCCAGGCCGGAAAAACACCTAgcaagaagggcaagaaaCAGCCCAAAGCTGGCCCAGCGCAGGCTGGCAAGTACATCACCGTGGCCGACTTTTTCCGTCAGA CGTATAATATGAACCTTGACCCCAAGATGCCCGTGATGAACGTCGGGAACAGACAGAACCCATCCTACCTGCCGGTTGAGGTTTGCATGGTTGAGCAGGGTCAGCCTGCAGGTGCCAAGCTCAGTGGAGACCAAACTCGACACATGTTGAACTTTGCCGTTCGGACGCCTGCGCTAAATGCCGGGTCTGTCGTGAACCGTGGAAATCGCGTACTTGGCTTGGCTGGGCAGAACCCTACTCTG GCCAATTTCAACATCCAGCCAGGGCTTGACCTTGTCACTGTTCCTGGCCGTGTTCTTCCCGCGCCTCGCGTCTACTACAAGGACAATAGGTCGCAACAGAAATCGGTCAGTCCTATGAATGGCGGCTGGAACATGAAGGCAATCCGATTCTCGCAGGGTACCAAACTGGCGTCTTGGTCGTGGCTTTACTTTAATGCTCCCAGGGCGAGGCAGCACTTCAATGGCACCGACGATTTGTCTGCTTCTCTGGAGGGTCTCGCTGCGAAGTTGAATGAAATGGGCGTCGCGACATCGGTACCAAAGCCTGGAGAGAAAATCGATCTGTCCGGACAGAACACGGAAAAGGAAGTCAATAACGCGATTTCTGATTTGATTGCCCGCCACCAGCCTACGTTGATATTCGCTATTCTCCATAGTAGTGACAGTGAACTGTACAAGTGTGTGAAGCAGGTCTGTGACATCCGTCAGGGTGTACGCAACATCTGCGTACTGGCCGATAAGCTGAAGGGAGCCAACGACCAGTACTATGCCAACGTCGGTCTCAAGTTCAACCTGAAGCTTGGTGGGGCTAACCAATCTTTGCGGCCGGTGGACCTGGGTATCATCAGTGAGGGAAAGACTATGCtcgtgggaattgatgtcaCACACCCGTCCCCCGGTTCCGCTGGCAACGCTCCCAGTGTCGCCGGCATGGTAGCCTCCGTGGACCAGTACCTGGGCCAATGGCCCGCTGAGATCAAGATCCAGACCTCCCGACAGGAGATGGTCTCCAACCTTGACTCCATGCTCAAGACCTGTCTCCAGCGCTGGGCCCGGATGAACAAGAACAACTACCCCGAGAACATCATCGTCTATCGTGACGGTGTCTCGGAGGGCCAGTACGACATTGTCCTTGACGAGGAACTCCCGCTTCTCAAGAAAGCCTGCGAGGAGACCTACCTGGCGACCTTAACCAAGAAGCCCCTCCCACGcatctccatcatcatcgttggCAAACGTCACCACACCCGCTTTTATCCCACATCCGACGCAGATGCCGACCGCGGCGCCAACTCGAAGAATGGCACCATCGTGGACCGCGGTGTCACTGAAGCCCGCAACTGGGACTTCTTCCTGCAAGCCCATGCAGCCATCAAGGGCACCGCCCGTCCCGCTCACTACTTCACCGTCTGGGACGAGATCTTCGCGCACCAGAAACCCGCCCCGGGATCCCCGTTCCAGAGTGCCGCGGATATTCTCGAAGACCTAACCCACCGCATGTGCTACCTCTTTGGACGTGCCACTAAGGCAGTCAGTATCTGCCCGCCAGCGTATTATGCGGATTTGGTCTGTGAGCGTGCTCGTTGCTACCTGAGTCAATTGTTTGACCCAACGCCTGCGGCCACACCGTCGGGAAGCCTCAGTAGTGGTGCTGCTGGGGGCTCGGTGCTTGGAGATGTTGCAATTCACCCGAATGTGCGTGACACGATGTTTTACATCTAA
- a CDS encoding uncharacterized protein (COG:S;~EggNog:ENOG410PKDV;~InterPro:IPR036864,IPR007219,IPR001138;~PFAM:PF00172,PF04082;~TransMembrane:3 (i280-300o359-377i398-419o);~go_function: GO:0000981 - DNA-binding transcription factor activity, RNA polymerase II-specific [Evidence IEA];~go_function: GO:0003677 - DNA binding [Evidence IEA];~go_function: GO:0008270 - zinc ion binding [Evidence IEA];~go_process: GO:0006351 - transcription, DNA-templated [Evidence IEA];~go_process: GO:0006355 - regulation of transcription, DNA-templated [Evidence IEA]) has translation MAPTPTPPSVESSISGHSPEGQYRVIRKRNRVPLSCGPCRQRKLKCNRSHPCENCVKRGDAPSCSYAQPNVRKKNTPQQPAFATPDDMQNRIDRLEGLVLSLMTNGSPSAGPAAAMAAISGSDSAGSTHHSNSVSVSANEEDGPAGPEESDTEQVTKSFGIMKVDNNKSYYISDAHWASVLNDIAEVRNYFTTHKKQYEEQAEKLQASKPPTDIPGSALLFGATKPTSRAEIMASLPSKYTTDILIARYFSSYDPATHILHGPTFQVAYNRHWEDPSQTCIVWIAMLFSMMRLAMLSYHLEGDEPPEFRGKSLDMAANFRNVMAQCLMLADYTKPYRYLIETLVFHLHGDFRQTKEADVSIWILVGVIARLAMRMGYHRDSKMFPNITPFHGEMRRRIWTFVRQADLLFSFQLGLPSMLRSADSDTELPRNLYDDDFDEDCKELPPSRPPDEPTPVCFLITKARLSYVFGKVVDHTSSVHSGSYEKTMELDAELRRARDMIPEHLIVRPMEECQHDQCHLIMSRFSVMSVYHKAQCVLHRQYLVRARDNPRFTYSRRTCIDSALELLRFQSMLHEETKPTGRLRSRHNRVTSLSCTDFLLASTIVCLDLHHGLRLQAAGRPSGDMYVWGRERREELLAAIGRCKEIWDELRDETLEAWKASGVMGVMLSKLNLGFLATENGTGVAQPFEPQDEKQNAAMTLGLLSSGMSPMNNNGPPTFADPTFKMPDSSLAQGGSGLADVATAASPFSAMFGQMPDMQLNLDWDAWDTYIQNSAFDTSNQWWPTADMQQPQPHAQQPQAPIPLSPSRMPVSQPFFPPQAAAAYNTASLSGVYSSADPSRQSNRLLSGQDNL, from the exons ATGGCCCCGACACCAACGCCTCCATCGGTTGAGTCCAGCATCAGCGGACATTCGCCTGAAGGACAATACAGAGTTATCCGCAAAAGAAACAGAGTGCCTCTGTCCTGCGGCCCTTGTCGACAACGGAA GTTAAAATGCAATCGCTCTCATCCATGTGAGAACTGCGTCAAACGCGGCGATGCCCCATCCTGTTCGTATGCTCAACCCAATGTTCGGAAGAAAAACACCCCGCAGCAACCGGCTTTCGCCACTCCAGACGATATGCAGAATAGGATTGACCGGTTGGAGGGCCTGGTTCTGTCTTTGATGACCAATGGGTCACCATCTGCAGGGCCAGCGGCAGCCATGGCAGCGATATCTGGTAGCGACAGTGCGGGCTCTACTCACCATTCCAATAGCGTGAGCGTGAGCGCGAATGAGGAGGATGGTCCTGCGGGCCCAGAGGAAAGCGATACAGAACAAGTCACAAAATCATTCGGTATCATGAAGGTTGATAATAACAAGTCATACTATATCAGTGATGCACATTGGGCATCCGTTCTGAATGAC ATTGCCGAAGTTCGGAATTATTTCACCACACACAAAAAGCAGTACGAAGAACAAGCAGAAAAGCTCCAGGCGAGCAAGCCACCCACCGACATTCCCGGATCCGCGCTGCTATTTGGCGCTACGAAACCAACGAGTCGAGCTGAGATAATGGCTTCCTTGCCCTCCAAATATACTACAGATATCCTAATTGCACGATACTTCAGCTCCTACGATCCTGCTACTC ACATTCTCCACGGACCTACTTTTCAGGTTGCA TATAACAGACATTGGGAAGACCCTTCCCAAACGTGCATTGTCTGGATTGCAATGCTATTTTCTATGATGCGGCTTGCGATGTTATCCTATCATCTAGAGGGCGATGAACCTCCTGAGTTTCGGGGCAAATCTTTGGACATGGCAGCGAACTTCCGCAACGTGATGGCACAGTGCTTGATGCTAGCAGACTATACGAAGCCTTACCGGTACCTGATTGAAACATTGGTTTTCCATCTCCATGGAGACTTTCGTCAGACTAAGGAGGCAGATGTGTCTATATGGATCTTGGTAGGCGTCATTGCACGATTAGCCATGCGGATGGGATATCATCGCGACTCGAAAATGTTCCCCAATATAACCCCTTTCCATGGTGAAATGCGTCGACGAATATGGACCTTTGTGAGACAGGCAGATCTACTCTTCTCCTTTCAGCTCGGGCTGCCCAGCATGCTACGCTCGGCCGATAGTGATACAGAACTCCCACGGAATCTTTATGATGACGACTTCGACGAAGATTGCAAAGAGCTTCCGCCTTCGCGCCCACCAGATGAGCCAACTCCTGTCTGTTTTTTGATAACCAAGGCCCGTTTGTCATATGTCTTTGGCAAAGTTGTCGATCATACCTCCTCCGTTCATAGCGGATCTTACGAGAAGACTATGGAGCTTGATGCAGAACTTCGTCGAGCAAGGGATATGATCCCGGAGCATCTCATAGTGCGTCCTATGGAAGAATGCCAACATGATCAGTGTCACTTGATTATGTCACGATTTTCG GTCATGAGCGTTTACCACAAGGCACAATGTGTTCTTCATCGGCAGTATCTTGTCCGAGCACGGGACAACCCTCGATTTACGTATTCCCGAAGGACATGTATCGATTCGGCATTGGAATTGCTGCGGTTCCAGTCAATGCTCCacgaagaaacgaaaccAACCGGTCGTTTGCGCAGCAGGCATAACAGGGTGACTTCGCTTAGCTGCACAGACTTTCTACTTGCTTCTACCATTGTCTGTCTTGACCTCCATCATGGACTTCGGCTGCAAGCAGCTGGTAGGCCATCCGGCGATATGTACGTCTGGGGCAGAGAGCGTCGGGAAGAACTATTAGCCGCAATAGGACGTTGCAAGGAGATCTGGGATGAACTCCGCGACGAGACCCTGGAGGCTTGGAAGGCCTCTGGCGTGATGGGAGTGATGCTATCAAAGTTGAACCTGGGATTCCTGGCAACCGAGAACGGTACCGGAGTTGCACAGCCCTTCGAGCCGCAGGACGAGAAGCAAAATGCTGCTATGACATTAGGGCTCCTTAGCAGTGGAATGAGCCCCATGAACAACAATGGACCCCCTACATTTGCCGACCCAACATTCAAGATGCCGGATTCTTCTCTAGCTCAAGGAGGATCAGGCTTAGCAGATGTCGCAACTGCCGCCTCACCTTTCAGCGCAATGTTTGGGCAAATGCCTGACATGCAGCTAAACCTGGACTGG GATGCATGGGATACCTATATCCAAAATTCAGCTTTCGACACGTCCAACCAGTGGTGGCCAACTGCTGACATGCAGCAGCCCCAACCTCATGCCCAACAGCCGCAGGCCCCAATTCCCCTGTCTCCTTCACGGATGCCCGTATCGCAGCCATTCTTCCCCCCTCAAGCCGCCGCCGCTTACAACACTGCATCCTTGTCTGGAGTGTACAGCAGTGCAGACCCTTCCCGACAATCGAATAGGCTTCTCAGCGGGCAAGACAATTTGTGA